The proteins below come from a single Aspergillus oryzae RIB40 DNA, chromosome 5 genomic window:
- a CDS encoding putative GPI-anchored cell surface glycoprotein (predicted protein), whose translation MSLNGLDNPAVIEAYQTALSEAGGWFLLQYVSRDEVALLDRGTGGVPDVRNAIDGYEEKSPLYGFLQYRRRKVVLSYLPEGISRLVQGISLLPITLTSTLTDEILHPPLARTTVQFQSILDKFSPHDTVFSLSQPSELTESALSSACLLHTASGSITSSSNSLRRRRLMEIAEDAEETPGSKDASPPPISTKDFRQRSFSQLSEATIVASPVASDAHSIRHGTETSSPTKTPDDTQDNDRPPSIAGDHHSERPTSRKTSRDELSYSEPRRSTQSARPSLKDLERTGVYKQKVKLGPRPSVDESGRPRTAGNLSRSAEQRPVASLPAGMRSSSLRRSNPSPARPRSQGSTVASMSGRMVPPVPPLLVPPLSMPISRPKLSPGAKSLSALSSSGTSQERERLMKALQLRKTQMEKRAQEGKKIHRAVEERKESHIDPIEDKENISHVHDNMKRVQADENKASVLEHSKGPLSETQPTVVPEPVEVHDEHTKAVSDAVISDSTPDLSINDLQDSSETSAEILDDAQEPSETDQCQTAQSASVLEDDVVEEDLTKSINEETKSGPGSPSAAKEVPLEEKSLNIPDEEIAVRSPPAENPLAPVEQETDATGEPAESALPQSIPVLSTPDSRTSLTSDSPTTDETQVTETQNDLTPEVSVTEQKDVDTRKEKRRLHLEPIQVPTPDYSDDDNLSDDSFMEELKSATLEEAKPISVGNSPLSPGYSNNGNDRSPPDAWKNSRAVSNPSAIGRQSPNLHALAVGRSVSTPYNEADNSVLVAKKINVSSGISKRIAALEKFSSRGDAQPTSNQNLAAPSSASFEALRKRASVSLNGNPDSAPGSRHGSFTPESFSRASSVRRPDSQSSASVKRTNSVSVTARIIRDSNTTPGDSKVDPSENSVLNLHASPLTVEHDTCESPSPDPSPEPMASKSKERSMSPSSVGSSNQPSALSMPRSESRMSISSASKNEDTSKPVVDAPLSPEGKKESRASRLLRRMSSITSTSRKSPFSSLGPVVKEESTPLDTGAEIAQAVDIGEVNVQFPDTLLWKRRFVRVDDKGYLVLTPGNIDSSNRNMVKRYHLSEFRTPALPDEDRQELPNSILLDFLDGSTLQCACESRQGQAFVLQTLVDAHNAHQQLSQ comes from the exons ATGTCTCTCAATGGGCTAGATAATCCCGCTGTCATAGAAGCCTATCAAACCGCTTTAAGTGAAGCGGGAGGATG GTTTCTTCTCCAGTATGTGTCAAGGGATGAAGTGGCTCTTCTCGATCGGGGGACCGGCGGGGTGCCCGACGTACGGAATGCGATCGACGGTTATGAAGAAAAGTCTCCGCTTTATGGATTTCTACAATATCGTCGAAGGAAGGTAGTACTCAGCTATCTACCGGAGGGTATTTCTCGGCTCGTACAAGGTATATCCTTATTACCCATCACCCTAACCTCCACTCTTACTGATGAGATCTTGCACCCACCTTTAGCCCGTACAACCGTGCAGTTTCAATCGATTCTGGATAAATTCTCTCCACATGATACTGTATTCTCTCTTTCACAGCCATCGGAGCTCACTGAGAGCGCACTATCTTCCGCATGTCTACTACATACCGCTTCAGGTTCTatcacctcctcctcgaatTCCCTCCGCCGTCGCAGGCTGATGGAAATCgcggaagatgcagaggAAACCCCCGGAAGCAAAGACGCTTCGCCACCGCCAATCTCGACCAAAGACTTTCGGCAAAGATCGTTCAGCCAACTATCAGAAGCAACCATCGTCGCCTCGCCGGTTGCGTCCGACGCACATTCTATTCGCCATGGCACCGAGACATCATCGCCGACGAAAACCCCAGATGACACCCAAGACAACGATCGTCCTCCTTCGATTGCCGGCGACCACCACTCCGAGCGTCCGACTTCGCGAAAGACCTCGCGGGACGAGCTGTCATACTCTGAGCCTCGAAGGTCTACTCAGTCAGCTAGGCCATCTTTAAAAGATCTAGAACGCACAGGTGTGTATAAACAGAAGGTCAAGCTCGGACCGCGGCCTTCGGTAGATGAAAGTGGACGGCCACGCACCGCAGGGAATCTGTCACGAAGCGCAGAACAGCGACCGGTCGCTTCCTTGCCAGCTGGCATGCGGTCGTCCTCCCTGCGAAGGAGCAATCCTAGTCCTGCTCGTCCCCGATCCCAGGGAAGCACTGTAGCATCTATGTCTGGCCGAATGGTCCCTCCGGTGCCTCCATTACTCGTACCCCCCCTATCAATGCCTATTTCTAGACCCAAGCTGTCGCCTGGCGCCAAGTCATTAAGCGCATTATCATCGTCTGGAACGTCCCAGGAAAGGGAACGGCTAATGAAAGCGCTTCAGCTACGGAAAACAcaaatggagaaaagggcacaagaagggaagaaaattcACCGAGCcgttgaagagagaaaagaatcacACATCGACCCGATTgaagacaaggagaacatTAGTCATGTCCATGACAACATGAAGCGTGTTCAAGCAGACGAAAATAAGGCTAGTGTTCTAGAGCATAGCAAGGGTCCCCTGTCGGAGACTCAGCCTACTGTTGTTCCAGAACCAGTCGAGGTACACGATGAGCACACAAAGGCCGTTTCGGACGCCGTAATCTCAGATTCAACCCCTGACTTGTCGATCAATGATCTGCAAGACAGTTCTGAAACAAGTGCGGAAATTTTGGACGATGCTCAAGAGCCTTCAGAGACGGACCAATGCCAGACTGCACAGTCGGCTTCTGTGCTTGAAGATGACGTTGTTGAAGAGGATTTGACTAAGTCAATTAACGAAGAGACTAAAAGTGGTCCCGGCTCGCCTAGCGCGGCCAAAGAAGTCCCACTTGAGGAGAAGTCCCTCAACATTCCAGACGAAGAAATTGCCGTGCGTTCTCCACCAGCCGAGAATCCTCTTGCTCCTGTTGAACAGGAGACCGACGCCACTGGAGAACCTGCCGAGTCTGCCCTGCCTCAGTCCATCCCCGTACTTTCGACCCCCGATTCTCGAACAAGTTTAACTTCCGACTCCCCGACCACCGACGAGACTCAAGTTACTGAGACACAGAATGACCTGACCCCTGAAGTGTCGGTCACGGAGCAAAAGGACGTCGATACCCGGAAGGAAAAGCGTAGGCTTCACCTTGAACCTATTCAAGTGCCAACACCGGATTATTCGGATGACGATAATCTTTCCGATGATTCATTCATGGAGGAATTAAAGAGCGCCACACTAGAGGAAGCCAAGCCCATTTCAGTTGGGAACTCGCCGCTATCCCCGGGCTATTCTAATAATGGAAACGACCGAAGCCCCCCTGATGCATGGAAAAATTCACGAGCGGTTTCCAACCCAAGTGCTATCGGACGCCAGTCACCCAACCTACACGCACTAGCTGTGGGGAGGTCTGTATCGACACCCTACAATGAAGCTGATAACTCTGTCCTGGTGGCTAAGAAGATCAATGTATCTTCGGGCATCTCAAAACGCATCGCAGCCTTGGAGAAATTTTCGAGCCGAGGTGATGCGCAACCAACCTCGAATCAAAACCTAGCAGCACCTTCGTCGGCTTCCTTCGAGGCTCTTAGGAAGAGAGCCTCCGTCTCACTGAATGGTAATCCGGACTCGGCGCCAGGATCTAGGCATGGGTCGTTCACTCCTGAAAGTTTCTCTCGAGCTTCCAGTGTGAGGCGCCCCGACTCGCAGTCTAGTGCAAGCGTCAAACGTACAAACTCAGTGTCGGTTACAGCCCGGATAATTCGTGACTCCAATACTACTCCAGGAGATTCCAAGGTTGATCCTTCAGAGAACAGCGTGCTCAATCTCCACGCTAGTCCCCTGACAGTTGAGCATGACACCTGCGAATCTCCTTCACCCGATCCGTCGCCAGAACCTATGGCTAGCAAGTCGAAAGAGCGCAGCATGTCTCCGTCTTCCGTCGGCTCGAGTAACCAGCCTTCTGCGCTGTCCATGCCGCGCTCAGAGAGTCGGATGTCAATCTCCTCTGCCTCCAAGAATGAAGACACCTCAAAACCTGTCGTGGATGCCCCTTTGTCTcccgaaggaaagaaagaatctcGCgcttctcggcttcttcgtcgtaTGTCATCTATCACCTCAACTTCGCGGAAGAGTCCATTTAGCTCACTAGGCCCGGTGgttaaagaagaaagcacgCCGCTTGATACAGGAGCCGAGATCGCACAGGCAGTCGATATCGGAGAGGTCAATGTCCAGTTCCCCGACACGCTGCTCTGGAAGCGACGATTTGTTCGCGTCGATGACAAGGGGTACTTGGTTCTGACTCCTGGAAATATTGATTCAAGTAACCGCAACATGGTCAAACGATATCATCTTAGTGAATTCAGGACGCCCGCTTTACCGGATGAGGATCGACAGGAGCTTCCAAACAGTATCTTGCTGGATTTCCTCGACGGAAGCACACTTCAATGCGCCTGCGAATCACGACAAGGGCAAGCCTTTGTCCTTCAAA CTCTTGTCGACGCTCATAACGCCCATCAACAACTGTCTCAATAA
- a CDS encoding WD40 repeat domain-containing protein (WD40 repeat-containing protein) codes for MQHIIKRTNTEKSIPLKLLGRASYEAEAGGTDGPPEQGPIRGDAALHRKPSKEKKKGVSFLSRIIGGKKKDQILDDDDDDVSEPDTARMDTAQQIGFFPRFPRPPKYIRVRAHYKKEKTFSRIFVAQELEGADNVSNSSEKDGSSVAGARSSKTTGKAVWALVFSNDGKYLAAAGQDGKVRVWAVITSPEERHESEPEEDGSQDGEELPQLKAPVFKVKPVQVYEGHTGSVLDLSWSKNNFLLSSSMDKTVRLWHVSRPECLCIFQHSDFVTSIQFHPRDDRFFLAGSLDTKLRLWSIPDKSVAFVVTVPDMITSVAFTPDGRHSIAGCLNGMCNIYETDGLKPITQFHVRSARGRNAKGSKITGIDTAIFPKGDPQGEVKLLITSNDSRIRMYNFRDRTLEAKFRGNENTCSQIRASFSDDGKHVICGSEDRRAYLWPTAPIERDSDKRAVEVVEPQSAMVTAAIMAPSKTKQILGFSEDPIYDLCNPPPVTLGSSKENGPHRNSVASKQAQESPGYLARSNHPGGNIIIVADYSGKIKVLRQDCAYLKRRFESWDTHSTISRRLLRRTNSARHSIASSIGKESSHKTPSERIISWRNSVIGHTERKDGNHPGTRTRSPSPQRLANRSQYSSPRRGGSRSGYTISPPPSAYKTSTEYKTSLDSAGSSTEVPGRNGAANAPKTLQPAPSLVANKRQDQDNPLWLQGDHSYAFYKRIARDALAARNRDSPHHLDPNRLSVPGRRQPSVGSVLSSDYASSNGEGEESEDVLRCDNCEGTNFRATKGRNGKQKLICVRCSQPID; via the exons ATGCAGCATATCATTAAACGCACCAATACCGAGAAGTCGATCCCTTTAAAGCTACTCGGAAGGGCGTCATACGAGGCGGAAGCTGGCGGAACTGACGGGCCACCTGAGCAAGGCCCAATCCGAGGAGATGCCGCGCTACATCGCAAGCCGTCtaaggagaagaa GAAAGGCGTTTCGTTTCTCAGCCGGATCATTGGcggtaaaaaaaaggaccAAATTCtcgacgacgacgacgacgatgtCTCTGAACCGGATACTGCTCGTATGGACACTGCGCAACAGATAGGGTTTTTTCCTCGATTCCCCCGCCCTCCAAAGTACATCCGCGTCAGGGCACATTataagaaagagaaaacattCAGTCGAATATTCGTGGCGCAGGAGCTTGAAGGTGCAGATAATGTGTCAAACTCATCTGAAAAAGATGGGTCTTCAGTAGCGGGGGCAAGGAGCAGTAAAACTACCGGGAAAGCAGTATGGGCTCTGGTGTTCTCCAATGACGGCAAATATCTGGCGGCTGCCGGCCAAGATGGCAAGGTCCGGGTTTGGGCTGTTATCACTTCACCGGAGGAACGCCATGAATCCgagccagaggaagatgggAGTCAGGATGGCGAAGAACTTCCTCAGTTGAAAGCACCGGTGTTCAAGGTGAAGCCGGTCCAGGTGTACGAGGGTCACACAGGCAGTGTGCTTGATCTAAGTTGGAGCAAG aataattttcttctttcttcttccatggatAAGACGGTCCGACTGTGGCATGTGAGCCGACCTGAGTGTCTATGTATATTCCAACATAGCGACTTCGTTACCTCGATTCAATTCCATCCCCGGGACGACCGGTTCTTCCTTGCAGGTTCACTTGACACGAAACTCCGGCTTTGGAGTATCCCGGATAAGAGTGTGGCATTTGTTGTGACAGTTCCCGATATGATCACGTCGGTCGCTTTCACTCCGGATGGTCGGCATTCGATTGCTGGTTGCCTAAACGGAATGTGCAATATCTACGAAACCGACGGCCTCAAGCCAATCACGCAGTTTCATGTCCGCTCAGCACGTGGACGCAATGCCAAAGGCAGCAAAATCACGGGGATTGATACTGCTATTTTTCCGAAGGGCGACCCTCAGGGTGAGGTGAAGTTATTGATCACCAGCAATGATTCTCGGATTCGAATGTACAACTTTAGAGACCGGACCCTGGAGGCAAAATTCCGTGGCAACGAAAATACATGCAGCCAGATCCGCGCTTCCTTCAGCGATGATGGGAAACACGTCATTTGTGGAAGTGAGGATCGCCGGGCTTATCTGTGGCCAACAGCCCCTATTGAGAGGGACTCGGACAAGCGTGCTGTGGAAGTTGTGGAACCACAGTCGGCCATGGTGACGGCGGCTATCATGGCTCCCTCGAAAACGAAGCAGATACTAGGATTTTCCGAAGATCCAATTTACGATCTCTGCAACCCGCCTCCTGTTACCCTAGGTAGTTCGAAAGAGAACGGACCTCATCGCAACTCGGTAGCTAGCAAACAGGCTCAGGAATCGCCGGGGTATCTTGCTCGCTCTAACCATCCGGGAGGGAATATTATCATAGTAGCCGACTACTCCGGGAAGATCAAGGTCCTGCGACAAGATTGCGCGTACCTCAAACGGCGCTTTGAAAGCTGGGATACGCATTCAACGATTTCTCGCAGACTGCTACGGCGCACAAACTCCGCGCGGCACAGCATTGCTTCGTCTATTGGAAAGGAGTCATCTCATAAGACACCCTCTGAGCGCATCATTTCCTGGCGCAACTCCGTGATCGGTCATACAGAGCGAAAGGATGGCAATCACCCAGGGACAAGAACTCGGAGCCCATCTCCCCAAAGACTCGCCAATCGGTCGCAGTACTCGAGTCCCAGACGGGGTGGATCGCGGTCTGGGTATACTATTTCTCCTCCGCCTTCCGCCTACAAGACCTCGACGGAGTACAAGACTTCTTTGGATAGCGCAGGATCTAGTACAGAGGTACCAGGACGCAATGGAGCCGCTAATGCCCCCAAGACCCTCCAGCCAGCACCCTCATTGGTTGCCAATAAGCGACAAGATCAGGACAACCCTCTGTGGCTACAAGGCGACCACAGCTATGCTTTCTACAAAAGGATCGCGCGAGACGCATTAGCCGCGCGGAATCGAGATTCACCTCATCATCTCGACCCCAATCGACTTTCTGTTCCCGGGCGACGCCAGCCGAGTGTCGGTAGTGTCCTGAGTAGTGATTACGCATCGTCAAacggggagggagaggagagtgaAGATGTGCTCCGGTGTGACAACTGCGAAGGAACGAATTTCCGAGCCACAAAAGGACGAAATGGGAAGCAGAAGTTGATCTGCGTACGGTGCTCCCAGCCTATAGACTGA
- a CDS encoding SRP9/SRP21 family protein (predicted protein), translating into MPYLPTSQAYLEQSALLLEAYPNDTRITTKYNFPSSQKPKPTEESTTPTAPIASLTLKTYNPTSGICLKYRTNKAAEVGRLITSLGKLAGGANVAALGLGNAAAAPVAQAGGDVEMTDAPEEGTGSAPAAKTEGSKGGKGKKKGGKGKR; encoded by the exons ATGCCATACCTTCCCACCTCCCAGGCCTACCTGGAACAATCAGCGCTCCTCCTCGAAGCATACCCAAACGAC ACCCGCATAACAACAAAATAcaacttcccctcctctcaaAAGCCCAAACCAACCGAAgaatcaacaacaccaacgGCCCCAATCGCATCCCTCACACTAAAAACCTACAACCCAACGTCCGGAATCTGCCTCAAATACCGCACGAACAAAGCTGCCGAGGTAGGGCGGTTGATTACATCTCTGGGAAAGCTAGCGGGTGGTGCGAATGTGGCTGCGTTGGGATTGGGGAATGCGGCTGCAGCGCCGGTAGCGCAGGCTGGTGGTGATGTGGAGATGACTGATGCGCCGGAGGAGGGGACGGGTTCTGCGCCTGCGGCGAAGACGGAGGGGAGTAAGGGcgggaaggggaagaagaagggtggcaaggggaagaggtga
- a CDS encoding ribonucleotide-diphosphate reductase subunit RNR2 (ribonucleotide reductase, beta subunit): MSAQVTPSKQAASSFENLKMSDSPVKKLNFEAAGKENAPSSLQIIDVPATKTTVEKPTEVSSKIASIKEMEANEPLLQENPHRFVLFPIKYHEIWQMYKKAEASFWTAEEIDLSKDLHDWHNRLNDDERFFISRVLAFFAASDGIVNENLLERFSGEVQIPEARCFYGFQIMIENIHAETYSLLIDTYIKEPKQRTYLFDAIDTIPCIRKKADWAIRWIQDQESTFGQRLVAFAAVEGIFFSGSFASIFWLKKRGLMPGLTFSNELISRDEGLHTDFACLLFSHLNNRPDPQIVEDVIVEAVSIEKEFLTDALPCALLGMNSNLMCQYIEFVADRLLVALGNNKYFNATNPFDFMDNISLAGKTNFFEKRVGDYQKAGVMASTKKEAKQEESSGSAGGLSFDEDF, translated from the exons ATGTCCGCGCAGGTCACTCCCTCCAAGCAG GCTGCATCCTCTTTCGAGAACCTCAAGATGAGCGATTCACccgtcaagaagctcaatTTCGAAGCTGCAGGCAAGGAGAACGCTCCTTCGTCTCTCCAGATCATCGACGTGCCCGCTACCAAGACCACCGTTGAAAAGCCTACCGAAGTCTCCTCCAAGATTGCTAGCATCAAGGAAATGGAAGCGAACGAGCCCCTACTTCAAGAGAACCCTCATCGCTTCGTTCTGTTCCCCATCAAGTATCATGAG ATCTGGCAAATGtacaagaaggccgaggccTCTTTCTGGACCGCCGAGGAAATTGATCTTTCTAAGGATCTTCACGACTGGCACAACCGCCTGAATGATGACGagcgcttcttcatctctcgcGTACTTGCCTTCTTTGCTGCCTCCGACGGCATTGTCAACGAAAACCTGCTCGAACGTTTCAGCGGAGAGGTGCAGATCCCTGAGGCTCGTTGCTTCTACGGTTTCCAGATTATGATCGAGAACATCCACGCTGAGACCTACTCTCTTCTGATTGATACCTATATCAAGGAGCCCAAGCAGCGCACCTACCTTTTTGACGCCATTGATACCA TTCCTTGCATTCGTAAGAAGGCTGACTGGGCTATCCGCTGGATCCAGGATCAGGAGTCGACCTTCGGTCAGCGTCTCGTGGCCTTCGCCGCTGTTGAGggtatcttcttctccggatCCTTCGCCTCTATCTTCTGGCTGAAGAAGCGTGGCTTGATGCCCGGTCTTACATTCTCCAACGAGCTTATCTCTCGTGATGAGGGTCTCCACACTGACTTTGCTTGCCTGCTCTTCTCGCACCTGAACAACCGCCCCGACCCTCAGATTGTGGAGGACGTTATCGTGGAAGCTGTCTCCATTGAGAAGGAGTTCCTGACTGACGCTCTTCCTTGCGCTCTTCTTGGCATGAACTCCAACTTGATGTGCCAGTACATTGAGTTCGTCGCCGACCGTCTCCTGGTCGCTCTTGGCAACAACAAGTACTTCAATGCCACCAACCCATTTGACTTCATGGACAACATCTCCCTGGCCGGTAAGACCAACTTCTTCGAGAAGCGTGTCGGTGATTACCAGAAAGCTGGTGTGATGGCCAGCAccaagaaggaagccaagcaggAGGAGAGCTCCGGCAGCGCTGGCGGCCTCAGCTTCGACGAGGACTTCTAA
- a CDS encoding putative mitochondrial oxaloacetate transporter (Oac) (mitochondrial oxaloacetate carrier protein), whose translation MSTTTGAFIAGGIAACGAVTVTHSFETVKIRLQLQGELQAKSEAVKKYKGVFHGVKVILQNEGPRGLFRGIGSAYIYQVLLNGCRLGFYEPLRKTLTTTIYQDPQVQSLGINVFAGAASGIIGAAAGSPFFLVKTRLQSFSPFLPVGTQHNYHNSFDGLRKIYTSEGVGGLYRGVNAAMVRTGFGSSVQLPTYFFAKRRLVKHLGMEDGPALHLASSTASGFVVCCVMHPPDTIMSRMYNQTGNLYKGALDCLYQTVRKEGLLAIYKGYFAHLARILPHTILTLSLAEQTNKLMRRVEDRFLSDSMKEAL comes from the exons ATGTCGACAACAACAGG AGCGTTCATCGCAGGAGGAATCGCAGCATGTGGAGCTGTCACAGTGACCCATAGTTTTGAAACAGTCAAAATCCG ACTACAATTGCAGGGAGAACTACAAGCAAAGTCCGAGGCGGTCAAAAAATACAAGGGTGTTTTCCACGGCGTCAAGGTCATCTTACAGAATGAGGGCCCCCGTGGGCTGTTCCGAGGCATCGGTTCCGCT TACATCTATCAAGTGCTGCTCAATGGCTGCCGTCTAGGATTCTACGAACCCCTGCGCAAGACTCTCACAACAACGATCTATCAAGACCCCCAGGTCCAGTCGTTGGGTATCAATGTCTTTGCTGGTGCTGCCTCGGGTATCATCGGCGCTGCTGCaggttctccattcttccttgtcaaAACTCGTCTGCAGTCTTTCTCGCCGTTCCTTCCAGTTGGTACGCAACACAACTATCATAATTCGTTCGATGGACTACGAAAGATCTACACTTCTGAGGGAGTAGGCGGGTTATACCGTGGGGTTAATGCAGCCATGGTCCGGACAGGTTTCGGTAGCTCTGTTCAGCTGCCTACCTACTTCTTTGCTAAGCGTCGCCTGGTCAAGCATTTGGGAATGGAAGATGGTCCCGCTCTTCACCTTGCCAGTAGTACGGCTTCTGGGTTTGTTGTATGCTGCGTCATGCATCCTCCTG ACACTATCATGTCAAGAATGTATAACCAGACCGGTAACCTCTACAAGGGCGCATTGGACTGTCTATACCAGACCGTTCGTAAAGAGGGCCTGCTTGCTATTTACAAGGGTTATTTCGCTCATTTGGCCCGTATTTTGCCTCACACT ATCTTAACCCTTAGCTTGGCCGAGCAGACCAACAAGCTCATGCGCAGGGTTGAGGACCGGTTCCTCTCTGACTCGATGAAGGAAGCACTGTGA